One genomic region from Xiphophorus couchianus chromosome 21, X_couchianus-1.0, whole genome shotgun sequence encodes:
- the LOC114136611 gene encoding uncharacterized protein LOC114136611 codes for MIASESGVSELFALNLAVAEILFGCSSFYVMLHFLLRMSEAVGVLVLKLFLQLMLISRPLFQTCICLERYMAVVHPTVFIRLKPLRYRLGVCLFDWLLILLDFMFPFLSPSLTVSACYLIAKSLLFLSTLSYCGVRVLLVLQQPGPGDGSRSAVSWSAMKRKAFKVIVITLGFNSATQLLQILMLGPTVLTASLLLILQLTLFALSISITSSFITPLLFLHRAGKLPCINF; via the exons ATGATAGCGAGTGAATCCGGCGTCTCGGAGCTCTTCGCCCTCAACCTGGCCGTCGCAGAGATCCTCTTCGGCTGCTCGTCTTTCTACGTCATGCTCCACTTCCTGCTCAGGATGTCCGAGGCGGTcggggttctggttctgaagctGTTCCTGCAGCTCATGCTGATTTCTCGGCCGCTCTTTCAGACCTGCATCTGTCTGGAGCGTTACATGGCCGTGGTCCATCCCACCGTCTTCATCAG GCTGAAACCTCTGCGGTACCGTTTGGGTGTCTGCCTGTTCGACTGGCTGCTGATCCTGCTGGACTTCATGTTTCCCTTCCTCAGCCCGTCTCTCACCGTCTCTGCTTGCTACCTCATAGCCAAGTCCCTGCTCTTCCTGTCCACCTTGTCTTACTGCGGCGTCCGAGTCCTGCTGGTCCTGCAGCAGCCGGGTCCGGGCGACGGCTCCCGCAGCGCTGTTAGCTGGAGCGCCATGAAGAGGAAGGCCTTCAAGGTGATCGTCATCACCCTGGGGTTCAACAGCGCCACCCAGCTGCTGCAGATCCTCATGCTGGGCCCAACCGTCCTCACCGCGTCTCTGCTGCTCATTCTGCAGCTCACGTTGTTCGCCCTCTCCATCAGCATCACCAGCAGCTTCATCACTCCTCTGCTGTTCCTGCACAGAGCCGGAAAGCTGCCCTGCATCAACTTCTAG